In one Achromobacter spanius genomic region, the following are encoded:
- the hisG gene encoding ATP phosphoribosyltransferase, with protein MTNATTMKPLTLALSKGRIFEETMPLLAEAGIEVTESPESSRKLILPTSDPGLRLIIVRASDVPTYVQYGAADLGIAGKDVLIEHAKEQPGGLYQPIDLNIAKCRLAVAVRNGFDYEGAVHQGARLRVATKYVHSAREHFAAKGVYVDIIKLYGSMELAPLVGLADCIVDLVSTGGTLRANDLVAVEDVMPISSRLIVNQAALKTRGARLQPLLDAFERAASRNA; from the coding sequence ATGACCAATGCCACCACGATGAAGCCCCTGACCCTGGCGCTGTCCAAGGGTCGGATTTTTGAAGAAACCATGCCGCTGCTGGCTGAAGCCGGCATTGAAGTCACGGAAAGCCCGGAAAGCTCGCGCAAGCTGATCCTGCCGACCAGCGACCCCGGCCTGCGCCTGATCATCGTGCGCGCCTCCGACGTACCGACCTACGTGCAATATGGCGCGGCGGACCTGGGCATCGCGGGCAAGGACGTGCTGATCGAGCACGCCAAGGAGCAGCCCGGCGGCCTGTACCAGCCCATCGACCTGAACATCGCCAAGTGCCGCCTGGCCGTGGCCGTACGCAACGGCTTTGACTACGAAGGCGCCGTGCACCAGGGCGCGCGCCTGCGCGTGGCCACCAAATACGTGCACTCAGCCCGTGAACACTTCGCGGCCAAGGGTGTGTACGTGGACATCATCAAGCTGTATGGTTCGATGGAATTGGCGCCGCTGGTTGGCCTGGCCGACTGCATCGTGGACCTGGTGTCCACCGGCGGCACGCTGCGCGCCAACGACCTGGTCGCGGTGGAAGACGTCATGCCGATTTCGTCGCGCCTGATCGTCAACCAGGCCGCGCTGAAGACCCGCGGCGCCCGCCTGCAACCCTTGCTGGACGCCTTCGAAAGAGCCGCCTCCCGCAACGCCTGA
- the murA gene encoding UDP-N-acetylglucosamine 1-carboxyvinyltransferase — MDKLRITGGSPLHGEISISGAKNSALPILCAGLLTADALTLANVPHLNDTATMLRLLARMGMRAERGADGVVTLQANHVDKLEAPYDLVKTMRASILVLGPLLARFGEARVSLPGGCTIGQRPVDQHIKGLAALGAEISIEHGFVVARAKRLKGASVRTDMVTVTGTENLLMAAVLAEGQTVLENAACEPEVVDLAELLIKMGARIQGHGTGRIVIDGVERLHGAEHRVISDRIEAGTFLCAVGAAGGDIRLTNTDPAILGATLDKLADAGLTIETGPDWIRGAMSTRPKAVGFRTHEYPGFATDMQAQVMALNAVAEGTSVIVETIFENRYMHVQELRRMGADIDIDGHTAVVRGVKRLSGATVMATDLRASASLVIAGLAADGDTLVDRIYHLDRGYDQMEVKLRALGANIQRVTGQEQA, encoded by the coding sequence ATGGATAAATTGCGCATCACCGGCGGCTCGCCGTTGCACGGCGAGATCTCGATATCCGGCGCCAAGAATTCGGCCCTGCCGATTCTGTGCGCCGGCCTCTTGACCGCCGACGCGCTGACGCTTGCCAACGTGCCGCATCTGAATGACACGGCCACGATGCTGCGCCTGCTGGCGCGCATGGGCATGCGGGCCGAGCGCGGCGCCGATGGCGTGGTCACCTTGCAGGCCAACCACGTCGACAAGCTGGAAGCGCCGTACGACCTGGTCAAGACGATGCGCGCGTCGATCCTGGTGCTGGGCCCGTTGCTGGCCCGCTTCGGCGAAGCCCGCGTCAGCCTGCCCGGCGGTTGCACCATCGGCCAGCGGCCGGTGGACCAGCACATCAAAGGCCTGGCCGCGCTGGGCGCGGAAATCAGCATCGAACACGGCTTCGTCGTGGCGCGCGCCAAGCGCTTGAAGGGCGCGTCGGTACGCACCGACATGGTCACCGTCACCGGCACCGAAAACCTGCTGATGGCCGCCGTGCTGGCCGAGGGCCAGACCGTGCTTGAAAACGCGGCTTGCGAACCGGAAGTGGTGGACCTGGCCGAACTGCTCATCAAGATGGGCGCCCGCATCCAGGGCCACGGCACCGGCCGCATCGTGATCGACGGCGTTGAGCGCCTGCATGGCGCCGAGCATCGCGTCATCTCCGACCGCATCGAAGCCGGCACCTTCCTGTGCGCCGTGGGCGCGGCGGGTGGCGACATCCGCCTGACCAACACCGACCCCGCCATCCTGGGCGCCACGCTGGACAAGCTGGCCGACGCCGGCCTGACCATCGAAACCGGCCCCGACTGGATACGCGGCGCCATGTCCACGCGCCCCAAGGCCGTGGGGTTTCGCACGCATGAATACCCCGGCTTCGCCACCGACATGCAGGCCCAGGTGATGGCGCTGAACGCCGTGGCGGAAGGCACGTCCGTCATCGTCGAAACCATCTTCGAAAACCGCTACATGCACGTGCAGGAACTGCGCCGCATGGGCGCCGACATCGACATCGACGGCCACACCGCCGTCGTGCGCGGCGTGAAGCGCCTGTCGGGCGCCACCGTCATGGCCACCGACCTGCGCGCCTCGGCCAGCTTGGTCATCGCCGGCCTGGCGGCCGATGGCGACACGCTGGTCGACCGCATCTATCACCTGGATCGTGGCTACGACCAGATGGAAGTCAAACTGCGCGCCCTGGGCGCGAATATCCAACGCGTGACCGGCCAGGAACAGGCATGA
- a CDS encoding BolA family protein codes for MLPTPAQVRQYIADGLSCEHLDVQGDGSHFDAVIVSAAFEGKRLIQRHQMVYAALGDRMKAEIHALSMRTLTPDEYQQAGK; via the coding sequence ATGCTTCCCACTCCCGCGCAAGTCCGCCAATACATTGCGGATGGCCTGTCCTGTGAACATCTTGACGTGCAAGGCGACGGCTCGCATTTCGACGCCGTCATCGTCAGCGCGGCCTTTGAAGGCAAGCGCCTGATCCAGCGTCATCAAATGGTCTACGCCGCCCTGGGCGACCGCATGAAGGCCGAGATCCACGCGCTGTCCATGCGCACACTGACTCCCGACGAATACCAGCAAGCAGGCAAGTAA
- a CDS encoding ABC transporter permease, with translation MTQSNATASQPLVQPRLDAGSGFPTLLRKELLRFWKVGFQTIAAPVITALLYLLVFAHVLEGRLMVYGTVPYTAFLIPGLMMMSMLQNAFANPSSSLIQSRITGNLVFMLLPPLSHRDIFGAFVLAAIVRGLCVGLFVWFVALGFVSLVPANPLWLLVFAVLSCGIMAVLGVVAGLWSEKFDQLAAFQNFLIMPATFLSGVFYSIHTLPPFWQAVSHWNPIFYAIDGFRYGFFSVSDVSPWRSLAVVTGVFLVLSLYALRLLASGYKLRN, from the coding sequence ATGACGCAGTCCAACGCGACCGCCAGCCAGCCGCTGGTGCAGCCCCGCCTGGATGCGGGTTCCGGCTTTCCCACCCTGTTGCGCAAGGAATTGCTGCGCTTCTGGAAGGTGGGTTTCCAGACCATCGCCGCGCCCGTCATCACGGCGCTGCTGTATCTGCTGGTCTTTGCGCACGTGCTGGAAGGGCGCCTGATGGTGTATGGCACCGTGCCCTACACCGCGTTCCTGATCCCCGGGCTCATGATGATGAGCATGCTGCAGAACGCCTTCGCCAACCCGTCGTCGTCGCTGATTCAAAGCCGCATCACGGGCAACCTGGTGTTCATGCTGCTGCCGCCGCTGTCACACCGCGACATCTTCGGCGCCTTCGTGCTGGCGGCCATCGTGCGCGGCCTGTGCGTGGGCCTGTTCGTCTGGTTCGTAGCGCTGGGCTTCGTGTCGCTGGTGCCGGCCAACCCGCTGTGGCTGCTGGTCTTCGCGGTGCTGTCCTGCGGCATCATGGCCGTGCTGGGCGTGGTCGCGGGCCTGTGGTCCGAAAAATTCGACCAACTGGCTGCCTTCCAGAACTTCCTGATCATGCCCGCGACGTTCCTGTCCGGCGTGTTCTATTCCATCCACACCCTGCCGCCTTTCTGGCAGGCCGTGTCCCACTGGAACCCCATCTTCTACGCCATCGACGGCTTCCGCTACGGATTCTTCTCGGTGTCGGACGTCTCGCCCTGGCGCAGCCTGGCGGTGGTGACGGGGGTATTCCTGGTGCTCTCGCTTTACGCGCTGCGGCTTCTGGCCAGCGGCTACAAACTCAGGAACTGA
- a CDS encoding ABC transporter ATP-binding protein, with amino-acid sequence MSAVSLENVSKIYSPRQRGWQKLLGRKSAPGFQALDNVSLNIEHGEFFGLLGPNGAGKTTLISILAGLAHATSGRASVCGYDVVTDYKSARRSLGVVPQELVYDPFFTVRETLRIQSGYFGLRNNDDWIDEILFNLGLADKADNNMRALSGGMKRRVLVAQALVHRPPVIVLDEPTAGVDVDLRRTLWEFISRLNKAGHTIMLTTHYLEEAEALCGRIAMLKRGRVVALDTTQALMARVGGVDLEDAFVRIMHQGDEPAAPALQPEEISS; translated from the coding sequence ATGTCAGCCGTCAGTCTTGAAAACGTCTCCAAAATCTACTCGCCGCGCCAACGCGGCTGGCAAAAGCTGCTTGGGCGCAAGTCCGCCCCCGGCTTCCAGGCGCTGGACAACGTCAGCCTGAACATCGAACACGGCGAATTCTTCGGCCTGCTGGGGCCTAATGGCGCGGGCAAGACCACCCTGATTTCGATTCTTGCCGGCTTGGCGCATGCCACCTCCGGCCGGGCCAGCGTCTGTGGCTACGACGTCGTCACCGACTACAAGTCGGCGCGGCGTTCGCTGGGCGTTGTGCCTCAAGAACTGGTCTACGACCCGTTCTTCACCGTGCGCGAAACGCTGCGCATCCAGTCCGGCTACTTCGGCCTGCGCAACAACGACGACTGGATCGACGAAATCCTGTTCAACCTGGGCTTGGCCGACAAGGCCGACAACAACATGCGCGCGCTGTCCGGCGGCATGAAGCGCCGCGTGCTGGTGGCGCAGGCGCTGGTGCACCGCCCGCCGGTCATCGTGCTGGACGAACCCACCGCGGGCGTTGACGTCGACCTGCGCCGCACGCTGTGGGAATTCATATCGCGCCTGAACAAGGCCGGCCACACCATCATGCTGACCACGCATTACCTGGAAGAAGCGGAAGCCTTGTGCGGCCGCATCGCCATGCTCAAGCGCGGCCGCGTCGTTGCGCTGGACACCACGCAGGCGCTGATGGCGCGCGTGGGCGGCGTTGACCTGGAAGACGCTTTCGTGCGCATCATGCACCAGGGCGATGAACCCGCCGCGCCCGCCCTGCAACCTGAAGAGATCTCGTCATGA
- a CDS encoding MlaC/ttg2D family ABC transporter substrate-binding protein → MRFAFVPLLQRLAFAGLLGLAAAGVAQAKPDPSGPPDQFVIATANEALDVLKADGAVKAGNTARINEVVNQHILPYVNFQKTTRLAAGRFWRQASAQQKTELADAFRGTLVRTYSGALTRVTPDTTVKALPFRGDPKADDVVVRTLISQSNGQPTGVDYRLEKTPQGWKIYDMNVEGIWLIENYRNQFAQQINQSGIDGLIQALNKRNQ, encoded by the coding sequence ATGCGATTTGCTTTTGTTCCCCTGTTGCAACGCCTGGCCTTCGCGGGCCTGCTTGGTCTTGCCGCGGCCGGCGTTGCCCAGGCCAAGCCCGATCCCAGTGGTCCGCCCGACCAATTCGTCATTGCCACGGCCAACGAAGCACTTGACGTGCTGAAGGCCGACGGTGCCGTCAAAGCCGGAAACACCGCGCGCATCAACGAAGTGGTCAACCAGCACATCCTGCCCTACGTCAACTTCCAGAAGACCACGCGTCTGGCTGCCGGCCGCTTCTGGCGCCAGGCATCCGCGCAACAAAAGACCGAGCTGGCCGATGCCTTCCGTGGCACGCTGGTGCGTACCTACAGCGGCGCGCTGACCCGCGTTACGCCCGACACCACCGTCAAGGCGCTGCCGTTCCGTGGCGATCCCAAGGCCGACGACGTGGTCGTGCGCACCTTGATCAGCCAATCCAACGGCCAGCCCACCGGCGTGGACTACCGCCTGGAAAAGACGCCGCAAGGCTGGAAGATCTACGACATGAACGTCGAAGGCATCTGGCTGATTGAAAACTACCGCAACCAGTTTGCGCAGCAGATCAACCAGAGCGGCATCGACGGCCTGATCCAGGCGCTGAACAAGCGCAACCAGTAA
- a CDS encoding MlaA family lipoprotein, producing MNKNALSRIATIAAAGVLMAGCAAPQNPDPRDPWEGFNRGVYKFNDTVDRAVFKPVAQAYTFVTPQPVRSCVHNIFSNMTDLWSGTNSFLQGRGHDFVNTLGRFLFNTTMGVGGCFDVASANGARKIPNDFGTTLGVWGFSQGPYLVLPIFGSSTVRDGVGLAGDFAGTTYGYMGIDSIDNVRLRNSLWGLRLVDTRASLLDATDTVDRVALDPYSFIRDAYLQRRNAMVMGNRADDESSLPNYEDDEDDAPAADKAAPAPAPATK from the coding sequence ATGAACAAGAACGCACTCTCCCGAATTGCCACCATCGCGGCGGCGGGTGTCCTGATGGCCGGCTGCGCCGCGCCGCAGAACCCGGACCCGCGCGACCCATGGGAAGGCTTCAACCGGGGCGTTTACAAGTTCAATGACACGGTCGACCGTGCGGTATTCAAGCCGGTGGCCCAGGCCTATACCTTCGTCACGCCGCAGCCCGTGCGCAGTTGCGTGCACAACATCTTCAGCAACATGACCGACCTCTGGTCGGGCACGAACAGCTTCCTGCAGGGCCGTGGCCACGACTTCGTGAACACGCTGGGCCGCTTCCTGTTCAACACCACCATGGGCGTGGGCGGCTGCTTTGACGTGGCCTCGGCCAATGGCGCCCGCAAGATCCCGAACGACTTCGGCACCACGCTGGGCGTGTGGGGCTTTAGCCAGGGTCCGTACCTGGTGCTGCCCATCTTCGGTTCGTCCACCGTGCGCGACGGCGTCGGTCTGGCCGGCGATTTCGCCGGCACCACCTACGGGTACATGGGCATCGATTCCATCGACAACGTGCGCCTGCGCAACTCGCTGTGGGGCCTGCGCCTGGTCGACACCCGCGCCAGCTTGCTGGACGCCACCGACACGGTCGACCGTGTGGCGCTGGACCCGTACAGCTTTATCCGCGACGCCTATCTGCAACGCCGCAACGCCATGGTGATGGGCAACCGAGCGGATGACGAAAGTTCCTTGCCCAACTACGAAGACGACGAGGACGATGCCCCTGCCGCGGACAAGGCCGCCCCGGCGCCTGCCCCCGCAACCAAGTAA
- the mlaD gene encoding outer membrane lipid asymmetry maintenance protein MlaD, whose translation MSREKTDFWVGLFVLLGAVALVFLALRAGNLSTFSFAPTYTLSANFDNVGGLKPRAAVKSAGVVVGRVSSITFDDKTFQAVVSVNLEKAYQFPKDSSASILTSGLLGEQYLGLTAGSEEENFTDGGKIRYTQSAVVLEQLISKFLYGSAEKEGTTSP comes from the coding sequence ATGTCACGCGAAAAAACCGACTTCTGGGTAGGCCTGTTTGTATTGCTGGGCGCGGTCGCGCTGGTGTTCCTGGCGTTGCGGGCCGGCAACCTCAGCACCTTTTCCTTCGCCCCCACCTATACGCTTTCCGCCAACTTCGATAACGTAGGCGGCCTCAAGCCGCGCGCGGCCGTGAAAAGCGCCGGTGTTGTGGTGGGCCGTGTGTCCAGCATCACCTTCGACGACAAGACCTTCCAGGCGGTCGTGTCGGTGAACCTGGAAAAGGCTTATCAGTTTCCGAAAGACTCCTCGGCCTCGATCCTCACATCCGGCTTGCTGGGCGAGCAGTACCTGGGCCTGACGGCGGGCAGCGAGGAAGAGAACTTTACCGACGGTGGAAAAATCCGCTATACACAGAGCGCGGTCGTGCTGGAGCAGCTGATCAGCAAGTTCCTGTATGGGTCCGCCGAAAAAGAAGGCACCACATCGCCTTAG
- the mlaE gene encoding lipid asymmetry maintenance ABC transporter permease subunit MlaE, with protein sequence MSGSNNAVSAMGGWVRKQVSGIGFFTRFFGGMLARSGIVFSRPRLVSQQVHFIGNYSLLIIAVSGMFVGFVLGLQGYYTLNRYGSEEALGLLVALSLVRELGPVVTALLFAGRAGTSLTAEIGLMKAGEQLAAMEVMAVDPIRRVLVPRLWGGIIAMPILAAVFSMVGILGGWVVGVLMIGVDAGAFWSQMQSGVDVWNDVANGVIKSVVFGITVTLVALHEGWQAKPTPEGVARATTRTVVVGSLAVLGLDFLLTALMFGN encoded by the coding sequence ATGAGCGGTTCCAACAACGCGGTTAGCGCGATGGGCGGCTGGGTGCGCAAGCAAGTCTCCGGCATTGGCTTTTTCACCCGCTTTTTCGGCGGCATGCTGGCACGCAGCGGCATCGTGTTTTCGCGCCCGCGCCTGGTGTCGCAGCAGGTCCATTTCATCGGCAACTATTCGCTGCTGATCATCGCCGTGTCGGGCATGTTCGTGGGCTTCGTGCTGGGGCTGCAAGGCTATTACACGCTGAACCGCTACGGCTCCGAAGAAGCGCTGGGCCTGCTGGTGGCGTTGTCGCTGGTGCGCGAATTGGGGCCTGTCGTCACGGCGCTGCTGTTCGCCGGGCGGGCAGGCACGTCGCTCACCGCCGAGATCGGCCTGATGAAGGCGGGCGAACAACTGGCCGCCATGGAAGTCATGGCTGTCGACCCTATCCGCCGTGTGCTGGTGCCGCGCCTGTGGGGCGGCATCATCGCCATGCCCATCCTGGCGGCGGTGTTTTCCATGGTGGGCATTCTGGGCGGCTGGGTCGTCGGCGTCTTGATGATCGGCGTGGATGCGGGCGCGTTCTGGTCGCAGATGCAAAGCGGCGTTGACGTCTGGAACGACGTGGCCAACGGCGTCATCAAGAGCGTGGTGTTCGGCATTACGGTCACGCTGGTCGCGCTTCATGAAGGCTGGCAGGCCAAGCCCACCCCGGAAGGCGTGGCGCGCGCCACCACGCGCACCGTGGTCGTGGGTTCCCTGGCGGTACTTGGGCTGGACTTCCTGCTCACCGCCTTGATGTTTGGAAATTGA
- a CDS encoding ABC transporter ATP-binding protein, whose product MPAQTSSTPEFALRLDGVALGYGDFTVLRDISMDVRAGEVVAIMGGSGSGKTTLLRAATGQLIARQGQVQAFGQDISRANPDELQALRKRMGVLFQQGALFTDLNVFENVAFPLREHTRLSEADVTERVLDKLDAVGLRAAAHLKVAEISGGMARRVALARAVVLEPELILYDEPFAGLDPISLGITARLIRHLADRLGCASVLITHDVQESFSIADHVYLVGQGKLAAAGTPETLSASQDPYVQQFLKGEPDGPVAFQYPETPAFQKWLSEQKGRKA is encoded by the coding sequence ATGCCCGCTCAAACAAGCAGCACCCCGGAATTCGCCCTGCGCCTGGACGGTGTGGCGCTAGGCTACGGTGATTTCACCGTCTTGCGCGACATTTCCATGGACGTGCGCGCGGGCGAAGTGGTCGCCATCATGGGCGGCTCGGGCTCGGGCAAGACCACGCTGTTGCGCGCGGCCACCGGCCAGCTCATCGCCCGCCAGGGCCAGGTGCAGGCGTTCGGCCAGGACATCAGCCGCGCCAACCCCGACGAATTGCAGGCCCTGCGCAAGCGCATGGGCGTGCTGTTCCAGCAGGGTGCGCTGTTTACCGACCTGAACGTATTTGAAAACGTGGCTTTTCCGCTACGTGAACACACCCGCCTGTCCGAAGCCGACGTTACCGAACGGGTGCTGGACAAACTTGACGCCGTGGGCCTGCGCGCCGCCGCGCACCTGAAGGTTGCCGAGATCTCCGGCGGCATGGCGCGGCGCGTGGCCTTGGCGCGCGCCGTGGTGCTGGAACCCGAACTCATCCTGTACGACGAGCCCTTTGCCGGGCTGGACCCGATCTCGCTGGGCATCACCGCCCGCCTGATCCGCCACCTGGCCGACCGCCTGGGCTGCGCCTCGGTGCTGATCACCCACGACGTTCAAGAATCCTTTTCCATCGCCGACCACGTGTATCTGGTCGGCCAGGGCAAGCTGGCCGCGGCCGGCACGCCGGAAACGCTGTCGGCGTCGCAAGACCCCTATGTCCAGCAATTCCTGAAAGGCGAACCCGACGGCCCGGTCGCGTTCCAGTACCCCGAAACGCCCGCTTTCCAAAAGTGGCTGTCCGAACAGAAAGGGCGCAAAGCATGA
- a CDS encoding NAD(P)H-dependent flavin oxidoreductase, producing the protein MSPRMLDLLKLDHPIIQAPMAGGATTVGLVSEASKAGVLGSLGAAYMSPAQIEAAVDGIRARTDRPFAINLFASVPDQPMQGDAAPMLALMARYHAQLGLPAPTMPGPQADPLPGQIDAILRLRPAVFSFTFGRIAPDVLARCRELGILTVGTATTVREAVTLEQDGVDAVVAQGAEAGGHRGTFLDGFEQSLIGTMALVPQMADAVSVPVIASGGIMDGRGIAASLALGAQAAQMGTAFLTTDESGISDAYKAVLPASRSEQSRLTRAFSGRPARGIANAFMQDADAIAADILPYPLQNALTRPMRTEGGKAGNVNVLSLWAGQAAPLARRESTADLVRRLAQELAAAQARH; encoded by the coding sequence ATGTCCCCCCGTATGCTTGACCTGCTGAAGCTGGACCATCCCATCATCCAGGCGCCCATGGCCGGCGGCGCCACCACGGTGGGGCTGGTGTCGGAGGCATCCAAGGCGGGGGTTCTGGGATCGCTCGGGGCGGCTTACATGAGCCCGGCGCAGATTGAAGCCGCAGTGGACGGCATCCGCGCCCGAACGGACCGGCCGTTCGCGATCAACCTGTTCGCCAGCGTGCCGGACCAGCCCATGCAGGGCGATGCCGCCCCAATGCTGGCGCTGATGGCCCGCTACCACGCGCAATTGGGCCTACCGGCCCCGACCATGCCAGGCCCGCAGGCAGACCCGCTGCCGGGCCAGATCGACGCCATCCTGCGGCTGCGCCCCGCCGTCTTCAGCTTCACGTTCGGCCGCATCGCCCCCGATGTCCTGGCGCGCTGCCGCGAACTGGGCATCCTGACGGTGGGCACGGCCACCACCGTGCGCGAAGCGGTCACGCTGGAGCAAGACGGGGTGGACGCCGTGGTGGCCCAGGGCGCGGAAGCGGGCGGGCATCGCGGCACGTTCCTGGACGGCTTCGAGCAGTCGCTGATCGGCACCATGGCGCTGGTGCCGCAGATGGCGGACGCGGTCTCGGTGCCGGTGATTGCGTCCGGCGGCATCATGGATGGCCGTGGCATCGCTGCCTCGCTGGCGCTGGGCGCGCAGGCCGCGCAAATGGGGACGGCCTTTCTGACGACAGACGAATCCGGTATCAGCGACGCCTACAAGGCCGTGCTGCCGGCATCGCGCTCGGAACAATCGCGCCTGACGCGGGCGTTTTCGGGCCGCCCCGCGCGCGGCATCGCCAACGCCTTCATGCAGGACGCGGACGCCATCGCGGCCGACATCCTGCCGTATCCCCTGCAGAACGCCCTGACCCGCCCGATGCGCACCGAAGGCGGCAAGGCGGGCAACGTCAATGTTCTGTCCCTGTGGGCGGGGCAGGCCGCGCCGCTGGCCCGGCGCGAATCCACGGCTGACCTCGTCCGCCGCCTGGCGCAGGAACTGGCCGCCGCGCAAGCGCGCCACTGA
- a CDS encoding Bug family tripartite tricarboxylate transporter substrate binding protein: protein MKALRPLIAALSAAAAFSGAAHAQTGEWPAKPITMIVPYAPGGFADTRVRLLARKLGESLGQPIVVENKAGAGGVVGTSLIAKAAPDGYTIGTGNLAPMAVNPTLMKDMPYNPQKDLAPIILIETSPLVLSVNNELPVKTLDDLIALAKKQPGKLSFGSSGVGGAHHLSGEMFREQAKIDIVHVPYKGGSLAATDLMGGHISMMFEMGYSALPAIQGSKIHPIAVTSAKRLAVLPNVPTMAESGLTGFESYNWQGIVAPAGTPAPIIAKLNAEFNRILKEPDVQKAIADTGSQAGGGTPEEFAAFIKSETEKWAHVIKAGNIQLQ from the coding sequence ATGAAAGCATTGCGCCCCCTGATTGCCGCCCTGTCGGCCGCTGCCGCCTTCAGCGGCGCCGCCCACGCCCAAACCGGCGAGTGGCCCGCCAAGCCCATCACGATGATCGTGCCCTACGCTCCCGGCGGCTTTGCCGACACGCGCGTGCGCCTCCTGGCACGCAAGCTGGGCGAATCGCTGGGGCAGCCTATCGTGGTTGAAAACAAGGCGGGCGCGGGCGGCGTGGTCGGCACCAGCCTGATCGCCAAGGCCGCGCCGGACGGCTACACCATCGGCACCGGCAACCTGGCGCCGATGGCGGTCAACCCGACGCTGATGAAGGACATGCCCTACAACCCGCAAAAGGATCTGGCGCCGATCATCCTGATCGAAACCAGCCCGCTGGTGCTGAGCGTGAACAACGAGCTGCCGGTCAAGACGCTGGACGACCTGATCGCGCTGGCCAAGAAGCAACCCGGCAAGCTGTCGTTCGGCTCGTCCGGCGTGGGCGGCGCGCATCACCTGTCGGGCGAAATGTTCCGGGAACAAGCCAAGATCGACATCGTGCACGTGCCTTACAAGGGCGGCAGCCTGGCCGCCACTGACCTGATGGGCGGCCATATCTCGATGATGTTCGAAATGGGCTATTCCGCGCTGCCGGCCATCCAGGGTTCCAAGATCCACCCCATTGCCGTCACGTCCGCCAAGCGCCTGGCCGTGTTGCCCAATGTGCCGACCATGGCCGAATCGGGTTTGACGGGTTTCGAGTCCTATAACTGGCAAGGCATCGTTGCCCCCGCCGGCACGCCCGCGCCGATCATCGCCAAGTTGAACGCCGAGTTCAATCGCATCCTGAAAGAGCCGGATGTGCAAAAGGCCATTGCCGACACCGGCAGCCAGGCCGGCGGCGGCACGCCCGAGGAATTCGCGGCCTTCATCAAGAGCGAAACCGAGAAGTGGGCCCACGTCATCAAGGCTGGAAACATCCAGCTTCAATAA